A segment of the Romeriopsis navalis LEGE 11480 genome:
TTCGTCGTTATAATCCGTTGTCCCCATCACAATCCCCAACGCCGCATCTTCCGAATACAGGAACTCCCGCGTCGGACTGCCATCACCCCACACCGGGATCTGTTTCTCACCCGCGACCTGCGCCTCATGCACCTTCCGAATCAAGGCCGGAATCACATGGGAGCTACTCGGATCAAAGTTATCTTCCGGGCCATACAAGTTCACCGGCAATAGATAAATGCCATTGAAACCGTACTGCTGACGGTAGGCCTGAAGCTGCACCAGGAGCGCTTTCTTCGCCACACCATAGGGTGCATTCGTTTCTTCCGGATAGCCATTCCAAATATCATCTTCTTTGAATGGCACCGGCGTAAATTTCGGATAGGCGCAGATGGTGCCCACACAGGTAAATTTCTCCACCCCTGCTTGATAGGCTGCATGGATTAACTGCGTCCCCATCATCAAGTTGTCATAGAACAACTCCGCGGGCTTTTCCCGGTTCAGGCCAATTCCGCCGACGTGCGCCGCTAAGTGAATCACCACATCCTGCTGGTCAACGACTCGCTGGCAGGCTTCCCACTCACATAAGTCATAGTCCTTCGACCGTGGCACCGTAATCTTATCGGCCTGGGCGCCCGAGGCAATTAACTGCGACACCACTTGCTTCCCCAGGAAGCCGGCGCCGCCAGTCACTAAAATCCGCTTATTGCTCAGGTCAAGTTTAGTCATATTTCTAGGATTTTCAATAGCAAGAATGGAACAAACTGAATAACATTGCGGCAATCACATCAAACCTGCAATAACCACGATCAACAACATCGTTTTAGCCAGGTTTCCGCAACACATAGTAGACAGAAGTCGGACCAAACTTTTCACGCAGCTTCACCCGATGATAACGATCGTTCCAGGCGAACACGCGGCTGAGCGCGGAGTCTGCCAGCGTTGCAACCCGACTGTTATATGGATCAATGCGTAATTTTGAAGCAATTGCGGAAGTCGCAGAGAACATACAAAGGGCCTCTTGCTGAATCTCAAACCCCGCTTCCTGAACAATCTGACGCAGAATCTTGAGGGGGATACCCCGTTCATGCTTAGTCAAACCCGGACGTGGCTTGGTCCAATCACCCATTGAAACCATCGGCTCACGCAGCAAAAATATGCCACCCGGCCTTAAACAGCGAAAACATTCACGCACGACATAGGAAACATTAGGAATATGGTGCAAGACGCCGAAGCTCGTGATCAAGTCAAATTCTGCATCCTCAAATGGCATATCACCTTGAACATTTGGCTTCACATACTGACTCGGAGTACCAGCAATTTCCCGCACATCAGCAAACGTATCGGAAGGATCAAGAATCGTAATTTTCTCCAGACGCTTAGCGATGGGGAAAAGCTCATCTCCATAGGCACTCCCAATACCTAATGCCGTTCGCATTGAGTGATTGGCTAAATGGCGAAAACCATAATACGCATTGAGCTTGTGGTAAGCATAGTTATACTTTTCATAATCAGACGCCCAGAGATCCGCATAGCCTTCTGCTTCATGCTTGAACCATTCTTCAATTTGCTCCTGCGTAAAATCATCACCGTATAACTTTTTGCCCGCCAGATAGATGGATGCATCTTGGACCATGATTAATTTCCTTGCACGTTATGAATAATTCGTTTGATATTGAGTCGAACATTGGCCCGACTCACAACATTGGCACGGCGAAGTAA
Coding sequences within it:
- a CDS encoding class I SAM-dependent methyltransferase yields the protein MVQDASIYLAGKKLYGDDFTQEQIEEWFKHEAEGYADLWASDYEKYNYAYHKLNAYYGFRHLANHSMRTALGIGSAYGDELFPIAKRLEKITILDPSDTFADVREIAGTPSQYVKPNVQGDMPFEDAEFDLITSFGVLHHIPNVSYVVRECFRCLRPGGIFLLREPMVSMGDWTKPRPGLTKHERGIPLKILRQIVQEAGFEIQQEALCMFSATSAIASKLRIDPYNSRVATLADSALSRVFAWNDRYHRVKLREKFGPTSVYYVLRKPG
- a CDS encoding GDP-L-fucose synthase family protein, whose product is MTKLDLSNKRILVTGGAGFLGKQVVSQLIASGAQADKITVPRSKDYDLCEWEACQRVVDQQDVVIHLAAHVGGIGLNREKPAELFYDNLMMGTQLIHAAYQAGVEKFTCVGTICAYPKFTPVPFKEDDIWNGYPEETNAPYGVAKKALLVQLQAYRQQYGFNGIYLLPVNLYGPEDNFDPSSSHVIPALIRKVHEAQVAGEKQIPVWGDGSPTREFLYSEDAALGIVMGTTDYNDEDPVNLGTNREISIKDLIELICKLMDYDGELVWQTDQPNGQPRRCLDTTRAKERFGFEAQVGFEEGMKRTIAWYRANAQ